From Halorientalis litorea:
CTTCACAGTAAATAGCCAGTGCCTACAGTGGATATAATGCAGTGCCTATGGGAAACACTTATATTAGGAACTATCCTCTGTTAGAGTACGCTATGACGGGCTACTACGACATCGTGCTCGGTCTCATTCCAGTCTCACTCATCACCATCTCTGCGGCCTTCGTCGTCGCCGGGTTCACGCTGACGTTCGCCGTCGCGGCGGCGTCCACAGTCGGCGTCGCACTCGTCGGACACGCCTTGTTCGTCAACGGTCCGGTCGACGCATCAACACGAACGGACACCTCGACCGCAAACGCGTCCCGTGACACCCCCGTTTCTGCCGACTGATTCCGTCCCACACATCTAAGACGACCTCGCCCGAACGAAGGGCTATGTCAGACGATGATGTCGAAGCGCTGTTCCTGCGAAGCGACGAACTCGCCGACCTCGCCACCATGGACGAGTACGTGGACGCCGTCCGTGAGGGCTACCGCCAACGCGGCGAGGGCGCGCCCGCCGAACCCCGGACGAAACTCCCGAACGAACACCCGCCGGGGTTCTTCACCGCGTACCTCGCCATCCTTCCCGACACGGGTGTGATGGGGACGTACACCTACGGCGCGGGCTTCGGAACCAAGGACGCACACTTCATGCTCCCGCTGTACGACAGCGAGAGCGGCGAACCCCTCGCTCTCCTCGACGGTGCGAGCATGAACCCCTACAAGACCGGGGCCACCGGTGCCGTCGGCGTCGACGCACTTGCGCGTGCCGACGCCTCCTCGGTCGCACTCATCGGGTCCAGCGCGCAGGCACGCGGCCAGTTACTCGCCACAGCGACCGTCCGTGACCTCGAACGCGTCGACGTGTACTCCACGACGAAAGAACACCGCGAGGACTTCGCCGCGGAGATGAACGAACAACTCGACGCCACCGTCGCCGCCGTCGCCTCCAGTGCCGCCGCCGTCGAGGGGGCCGACATCGTCATCACCGCCACGCGCGCCCCGGAACCCGTCTTCGACGGGGACCTCTTAGAGACCGGAACCCACGTCACCGCGATGGGGCAGTACTCCACCGACGTGCGCGAAATCGACAGCACGGCGATGCAGAAGGCCAAGTACGTCCCCGACCTCCGCGCGCGAACGCGAACCGACGCCGGGGCGTTCATCGTGGCCCTCGAGGAGGGGGCCATCGACGAGGACCACGTTCACGCCGAACTCGGGGAGATACTCGCGGGCGTCGAACCGGGCCGTGAGAGCCCCGACGAGATTACCCTGTTCGACAGCGGCGGAACCGCAATCGAGACGGTGGCCGCCGGGCACATGCTCTACGAACGTGCCAAAGAGCGCGGACTGGGCGAGACTATCGCGTTCTCTCCGGCGAGCGAGGCGATGATGGGCAAGCCGGACTCATAGGTACTGCGCCACCCCGAGGGCGTCGACGATTGGAACCCCGGTGGCGAGTGCGGACACGAGATACCCCGCGATTGCTCCGCCGTTCAACAGCGGCAGTCCCGCGTGTGCCCGCCCCTGTAGCACCATCCGAAGCAGGAGGGCGAGACCGACCATCGTCCCGACCATCGCACCGAGCGCGGGGACCGGAACCGAGAGCCCCGGGAGCGTGACTGTCGGGACGTTTGCGGGCGCGAAGAAGGCCGCGCTGGCGACCAACACCGAGGGAATCACCGCGTCGCCCAACCCGATGAACATCGCCTCGCGGTCGAGTGGGTCGGCCTCGATGCCGTCACTGTCCTCGTCGTCTGGCGCGCTGTCGCCGTCGGCTGCGACCTCCTCGTCTGCTGGCCCGCCCTCGACTTCCCCAGTCGGGTCGGGCGTCTCCGCGTCCAGAAACGAGTACGAGAGCGTGAGCGGAATCACGAGGATGATAGGCATCTTGAGGTCCATCACGCCGTCGGCCAGTTCGAGCATGTGTTCGGTGCCGTAGACGCTGATGGCGTCGTAGACGGCCAGCGCGATCAAAAGGAGGATGGCCGGGAGGAGGCCGAAGCTGATGCCGAAGAGGCCGGCCGCGCCCGCACCCATGACCACGCCCGCAGCGTCGATGACGTACCACTCGGGGTAGACGTACAGCGCGACGGCGAGCGCGCCCGCCGCACCGAGCGCGAGAAGGTTGACGCCGTACGGTGCCACCACCGGCGGTAGGACGACGCTGAACACGTACCACGAGAGGTAGCCACTGGCGAACACCACGAACGCGCGGATGAGTCGTTCGAGGTCGAGTTTGATGACGGCGAGCATCAGGGCGGTGACGACCAGAATCGCACCGATGTAGAGGAGACTGTTCGTCGGGTCTTGCGGGTCCTCGACGGCCTGATATCCGGCCGTGTCGAACGGGGTGACGAGCGCGAGGGCACCCACCTGCACGAGCAGGAAGACGACGCCGATGAACCCGCTTGCGAGGACCGCCCGCGTGCGCTGTTCCATACCGACCCCTGTCGTGGCTCCGGTTTCAGGATTGCGAACGTCAGCGACGCGCGCGCCGTCGGTCACTCACCGCGCGTACAGTGCGTCCCCGAGGAGCGTGGCCGGCCGAACGCCCTCGGCGGGCGAGACAGCCACGTACGGGCGGTCGACCGGCCCGAACACGTCCACGACGCGCCCCACGTCGTCCAAGTTCTCGTCGACGACATCTGTCCCGAACTCCGGGTGGTCGTCCTCCAGCGTGCGAAGGACGGCCAGCCCCTGTGCCGTTCGGACGACCTCGCCCACGCGTCTCATTCGCGGATGGCTCCGAGGTACGCGCCGACGGCCTGCACGAGGTCCGACTTCGTCGCGTCGTCCGCGTCCTTCACGAGGACGCGGCCCCGTTCCTCCCACTCTCTAGGGTACTGTTTGTCGCGTTCGACCACGGCGTCGTACCCGACCTGCTGGACGGCTTGGGCTATCTCCTCGACCGTCGGGTCGGGGACAGCCAACTCCAACGGGACCCGCCGCCCCTCCGCGCGGGTCAGGTCCGCGTCGAAAAACGCGGGCCACATGACGTTCTCGACCATACGTCACCTCGCCCGCCCCGACACAAGTGCTTTGCTGGTCGCGCCGGTGCCGGGACTCCCACGGGGCCGACTACCGCCGGCGGGCCAGTCCGAGGACGGCCGCGAGCGCGATGGCGGCCGTCGCCACACCGGCGCCCAGTCCCGGCCCGCTGGCCGCAGTCGTCTCGGCCGCATCCGTCTCCGCCGTCGTCGCTTCAGGCGTCTCGGTGTCCGCGACTGTTTCCGTCGCCGTCCGCACGTCCTCGCGGGTGATGCTCTCGTTCGCCCTGTCGAGTGCGTCGGGGTGCCACTCTTTGGCCAGTCGCGTCAGCGGTTGCGTGACGCGTGGTCCGGGCTGGCTGATGTAGTTGGACTGCAACTCGATGGTCTGGCTCCGCTGGAGGGCCGTCGTCCCGTTGTAGGCCGCGGTCCGTGGAATCGTCGCGTCGCCGGGGTAGGCTATCCACTCGGGGTCGCTGTCGACCACGACTTCCTCGCTGAGTTGGCGGTACCCCTCGATTCCAGCCTCGGCGGCGACGTTGGTCCCGCCAGCCGTCGTGAGTACGTCGTGGATGTGCGTGCCCGTGCCCGTCGTCGTCCCGAAGAAGTAGTACAGGACGCGTGGGTTGTTCTCCGCGAGTTCGGCCGCGCGCTCGGCGCGTTCGACGCCGAGGCGGAACTCTGTGCTCGCCTCGCGTGCTCCATCGCAGGCTCCGAGGAGCGCGCCCGTCGTCTCGAGGTTGGTTTCGATTTCGTCCAGCGAGGTGACGAGACCGAAGTGGTAGACGGTAATCCCGGCGGTGCGGAGCTGTCGCACCGTCTCGACGCTCGTCGTGTTCGCCGCGAGGACGATGTCAGGGTTCAGCCCGACGACCTGTTCGACGTTCACACTCAGGTCGTCGTTGACGACATCGGTGATGCCCTCACGCCCGTCGAGATACGCCGTGTACTGCGTCTGTTGCATCCCGACCACGCGGTCCTCGGCCCCGACGGCCCACGCGGCCTGTGCGTCGCTCGGTTGAAGCACGACCACCCGCTCGGGCCGTTCCTCGACGGTCACCTCGGTCCCCGTCGTGTCCGTGACGGAGACGGGGAACGTACAGTCGGACTGTGCGAGCGTCGCGCCGTCGGGTGCCGCGGCGACCCCGGACCCGCCAGCCGCGAACCCGCTGGCTACCACCACCACCGTGAGAAGCACTGCGTTCAGTCGCATTCCCTAACGTTCCGTCGTTACCCAACAAATATTTGCCTACCGAAAGTTGGCTTGTAGACGATGCACACGGGGACCAGAGCGGCCACGTTCTCGGCGGTACTCGCGGCGGTGCTCGTGGGCGTCGTCCTCGCCAGCGCGACGGTCGGCCCCGTCGCGCTCGATACGCTCGTCGTCGCGAAGGCGACGCTCAACGCCGTCGGCGTCCCCGTCGGCCTCGGCGTGGTCACCGGGACGGCGTCCCTCGGCCCACTCTCGCTGCCTGTCCCCGTCCCAGACGTGACGTACGCCTACCCGTTCGCCTTCGCCGTCGAGGGCGGAGCCGAGACCATCGTCCGGCAGGTGCGACTCCCCCGCATTCTGCTCGCCGCCGTCGTCGGGTTCGCGCTGGCGTCGGCCGGGACCGTGATGCAGGGTTTCTTCCGCAACCCGATGGCCGACCCCTCTATCGTCGGCGTCTCCTCCGGCGCGGCGGTCGGTGCCGTCGCCACCATCGCGTTCCCCCTCGCGCTCCCGTTCGGCCTCCAGACTGCGGCGTTCGTCGGCGCGTTGCTGGCGGCGTTCGGTGTCTACCTCATCGCCTCGGAGGGGCGACACACGCCGGTGGCCACCCTCCTGCTCGCGGGCGTCGCGATTCAGACGCTCCTCGGTGCGGCAGTCTCGTACATGCTCCTCCACGCCGGCGAGAGCCTCCGGCAGGCGGTGTACTGGCTCATGGGTCACCTCCACAACGCCTCGTGGGCGGAGTTGGAGGTGACGCTCCCGCTCGCACTCCTCGCGTTCGCCGTCCTCGCGGCGTACACGCGCGATTTGAACGTCCTGATGCTCGGCGAGGCGGACGCCCACACGCTCGGCATCGAAGTGGAGCGGACCAAGCGCGTGTTGCTCGCGCTGTCGAGTCTCCTCACCGCCGCCGCCGTCGCCGTCACCGGCGTCATCGGCTTCGTCGGCCTCATCGTCCCCCACGGGATGCGACTCGTCGTCGGCCCGGACCACCGCGTCCTCCTGCCGACGAGCGCGCTCGCCGGCGCGAGTTTCCTCGTCGCGGCCGACACGCTTGCACGCGCCGGCCCCGCAGAGGTGCCCGTCGGCATCGTCACCGCCGCCGTCGGCGCGCCCTTCTTCCTCTACCTCTTGCGCACACGGGAGGTGTACGCGCTGTGATAACCGTCGAGAACCTCGCCGTCAGCAGGGGCGACGCGCAGGTGCTGACCGACGTGTCCCTCTCCGTCGCGGACGGCGAGTTCGTCGCGCTCGTCGGGCCGAACGGCGCGGGCAAGACGACACTCCTCCAGACGGTCAACGGTCTCCTCGACCCGGACGCCGGGGCCGTGACCGTCGCGGGCCGTGACGTGACGACCTGCAGTTCCCGCGAGGTGAGCCGACTCGTGGCGACGGTCCCACAGAACCCGACCATGGCGTTCGACTTCAGCGTCGCCGACGTGGTCGCGATGGGACGGACCCCCTACCAGTCGCGCTTCGGCCGCGCGAACCCGAGCGAGGAACGCCAACGCGTCGAGCGCGCGCTCGCTCGCACCGACACGGCCGAACTGTCAGACCGGTCCGTCAGCGCGGTCAGCGGCGGGGAGCGTCGGCGGGTGTTGCTCGCCCGCGCGTTGGTGCAGGACACGCCCGCGCTCCTGTTGGACGAGCCGACCGCCAGTCTCGACATCAACCACCGTGTCAGGACGCTGGAACTCGTCTCGGACCTCGTGGCCGAGGGGAAGACGGCGTTCGCGGCGATTCACGACCTCGACTTGGCCGCACGGTACTGTGACCGTCTCGTCCTGCTGGCGGACGGCGAGGTCCGGGCGAGCGGCCCACCGGCCGAGGTGCTGCAGTCGACGCATCTGGGTGACGCCTTCGGGACCGACACCGCCGTTACGACCGACGCCGCGACGGGGACCCCCTCGGTGACGGCATTGTGGTACCGGCGCGACAGCGACCTCCGCGTCCACGTCCTCGGCGGCGGCCCCGTCGCGACGCGTGCCATCTGCCGGTTGGTCGACGCGGGTGCGACCGTCACCGGCGGCCCGTTCCCGGAGGGCGACGTGGCCGTCGAGACGGCCGAGGCACACGGCATCGACGCGGTGACCGCCCCGCCGTTCGCGGCGGTACCGGACGCGGCTCGCGAGCGCGTGACGGCACTCCTCGACGGGGCCGACGTGGCCGTTCTCGCGGTAGGCCCATCGGGACCGTCGAACCCGGCGTTCGAACTCGCCGCCGACGTGACGGTACCCGCCGTCGCCGTCACACCCGACGGTACTGCCCTCGAAGGAACTGTCGGGTGGGAGGAGTTTCGTCCGGCCGTCACCCCCGACGAACTCCCCGCGGCAGTCGTCGCGGCGGCCGACCGGCAGACGGCCACGGCCGACGACTGAGAGTGTCGTCGCCGACGCTGTGACCGCTACAGGACGGTGCCGTGTTTCTTATCGGGAACGTCCTTCTCGACGGATTCGTAGAACGCGAAGCGGGCTTCCAGCTCCGTCCGTAGGTCGCTCGGCGGAATCACCTCGTCGATGACGACATCGCTCGCCATCCGGCGCACGTCAATGTCCTCGCGGAACTGCTCGCGGAGTTCGCGCTCGCGTTCGGCGCGTTCCTCCTCGTCCTCGATGTCGGCGAGTCGGTTGGCGTAGACCGCGTTGATTGCCGCCTCGGGACCCATGATGGCGATTTCGCCGGACGGGAGGGCGAGCGTGGACTCGGGGTCGTAGGCTGGGCCGGACATCGCGTAGATGCCCGCGCCGTACGCCTTCCGAACCACGACGCACTGCTTCGGGACCGTGGCCGCGGAGGTGGCGTAAATCATCTTCTTCCCCTGTTCGAGAATCCCCTCCTTCTCGACCTGTGACCCGGCCATGAACCCGGGCGTGTCACAGAGATAGAGGAGTGGGACGTTGTAGGCGTCGCAGGTCCAGACGAACTCGGCGGCCTTCTCGGCGGCGTCGGGGAAGATGGCTCCCGCGCGGTGGGCGGGTTGGTTGGCGACGACGCCGACGGGGCGGCCGTCGACGCGGGCGAACCCGGTCAGAATCTCGGCCCCGTACTCGGGGCGCAACTCGAAGAACGACCCGGCGTCGACCACCCGCTCTATCACCCGCTCCATGTCGTAGCCCTTGTTCGGGTCCGCCGGGACGACGGCGTCGATGCCGTCGGGCGACTTCGCGGGTGCTTTGCCCGCCGTCTGTGGTGGGTCCTCGTCGCTGTTGTTCGGGAGGTACGAGACCAGTTGTGCGACCAGTTCGCGGGCGTGTTCCTCGTCCTCGGCCACGAGGTCAGCACTGCCGGAGTGGCGGGTGTGGACCTCCGGGCCGCCCAACGCTTGGAGGTCGATTTCCTCGCCGGTCACCATCTCCACCATCCGCGGGGAGGCGATGGCCATCGCACTCATGTCCCGGACCATCACGGTGAAATCGGAGAACACCGGGGTGTACGCCGCCCCGGCGATACAGGGGCCGTAGAGGACACAAATCTGGGGCACGCGGCCCGAGAGCCGCGAGTGGTTGTAGTAGTACTTCCCGACGCCCTCCCGGTTGGCGAAAAAGCCCGTCTGCTGGTCGATGCGGCCGCCGGAGGAGTCCATCAGGTAGAACACCGGTTTCCCGGTTTTCAGCGCGCGCTGTTGCATCCGCAGGAACTTCTCGACGCCTTTCTCGGCCATCGACCCCGCTTTCACCGAGAAGTCGTTGGCCATGAAGTGGACATCCCGGCCCTCGAACTCCGCGGCACCGGTCAACAGCCCGTCGGCGGGTAGGCGGTCCTCGCTGTCGAAGTTGGCGAACTTGCCGTCCTCGAAGAGCAGCCCCGAGGTATCGCCGTCGTCACCGAACCACAGGTTGAGGCGGTCGCGGACGAACAGTTTCCCCTGCTCTTCGAGACGGTCGCGGTACTTCTCGGGGCCGCCACGCTCGATGTCCGCAATCTCCTCGCGGAGTCGCTCTTCGCGTTCCGTCGGGCCGAGCGTATCCTCGGCGTCCGTGGCGTCGGGACTCGCCGAACTCTCGTGCGTGATGGTCGGTTCGGTGGCATCGCCGACGTAGAGTTCGACGGTGTCCTCGACGTGTCGGGCGAGTGCCTCCGCAATCGCCGCGATTTCCTCCTCGCTTGCCCCCTCGGGGATGCGGACGTTCATACCCCGGTCTGCGGCCACCGTCGTGAAACCGTTTTCCCCGGACGGCGGCCGACTCGCCGCCAGTCACTCCCCGAGGGCCCGCTCCAACCGGTCGACGAGTTCGGTGTTCCCGACGTGGACCGGGACGCGCTGGTGGAGTCGCTCGGGTGTCACGTCCAGCAACGACTGGTGTCCGTCCGAGGAGCGACCACCCGCGGACTCGACGATGTAGCCGATGGGGTTCCCCTCGAACTGGAGGCGGAGTTTCCCGTTCGTGGCGGAGTCGAGTGCGGGGTAGGCGAAGATGCCGCCGTACTCCAGCACTTGGCTCACGTCGCCTATCATCGCGCCGCCGTACCGCAGTTTCAGTTCGTCCTCTATCTCCGCGGCGTACGCCGCGAACTCGTCCGGCCAGTCGGGAACGCGGCCGCCGAAGCCGTAGACGACTGGGTCGGCGGGCAGCGTCAGGTCGTCGTCGACGACGGTGCGCTCGCCGTCCTCGACGACTGCCTCGGCGACTGTCCCGTCCCGTGCCGTGACCATCGACGTGATGGGGCCGTAGAGGACGTACCCGGCGGCCCGCAGTGCTCGCCCCGAGGCGGGGAGGGGGTCGTCGTACACCGCGACGATGGTCCCCATGACGTTGTTGGACTTCAGGTTCGAGGACCCGTCGAGGGGGTCACAGGCCACGTGCAGGTCCCCGCCTTCTCCCTCGACGACGCCCTCGCGCTCCTCGCTCGCGTAACTGGCGACGCCCTCGATAGCGAGGAGTCGCTCCTCCAGCAGTTCGTCGGCGTAGCGGTCGGCGGCGAGCATCTGGTCGCCGGTCGGGTTCTCGGCCGTCTCGTACTCGCGCCGTCCGGGGAGACTCGCGCGGATGTCGGGGGCCGTCTCGGCGACCGTCTCGAAGACGCGCTCGATGGCGTCCATCTCACTCGGCTTCGGGTGCGGCCGCGTCGGCCACGTCGAGTGCTTCCTCGACGGACGTTTCCTCGAAGATGACCTGCTCCAAGGCGTCGAGGATGCGCTCGGGGTTCTCCCGCTGGAACACGTTACGCCCGACGGCGAGGCCCGCGCCGCCCGCGTCGATGACGGACTTGACGTTCGAGAGGAACTCCTCGTCGGAGCGTTTCGACCCACCGCTCATGACGACTTTCGTCTTGCCGGCCATGCGGACGGTCTCTTCCATCGCGTCCTGACTCCCGGGGTACTTGACCTTCGCCACGTCCGCACCGAGTTCGAGGCCGAGGCGCGCGGAGTAGGCGATGGTCTCGGGCGTCTTGGCGTTACGGAGGCCCTGCCCCCGCGGGTAGGACCACATGACCGTGGCCATGTCGTACTCGCGGGCCGTCTCTTGGGCGTCACGCCACTCCTCGACCATCTCGATTTCGTTGTTCGACCCGCCGTAGACGGTGAAGCCGATGGAATCGGCACCGACCTCGTGGGCGTAGTCGACCGACCAGTTGACGGCCGAGTCCGGTTCGCCGCGCCAGAGGTTCGAGGTTCCGTTCAACTTGGCGAGCAAGTCCACGTCGTCCTCGTAGGATGGGTAGTAGGCCTCGGCGACGCCCTTCTGGACCGCGAGGGAGGTGACGGCGTCGTGGGTCGCTACGTCGAAGACCCGTGCTGGGTCCGCGCTCTCCGGCACGTCCTCGAAGTCCACCGGCCCGTGTTCGAGGCCGTGGTCGTAGGCGAGGATGAGTACCTTCCCGTCCCGGGTCAGGGGGCTGTCGTCGATAGGAATCATACACGCGTTGATGCCCCACGTTCGCTAATAATCCTGTTGGAACGCTCGACGCCACCCTTACACCCTGTGGCGTCGTGGATGGTCCTATGCGCGAACTCGATGACATCGACACCGTCGGCATCGTCGGCGCGGGCACGATGGGACACGGCATCGCACAGGTCGCGGCACTCGACGGCTACGACGTGGTGCTACGCGACGTGGAGGACGAACTCGTGGAGTCGGGGCTGTCGGGCATCCACGAGAGTCTGGACCGGTTCGTGACGCGGGGCGACCTCTCGGAAGCGGAGGCCGACGACGCCCGTGAGCGGGTCACCGGCACGACAGACCTCGCGGACCTCGCCGACGCCGACCTCGTGGTCGAGGCCATCGTCGAGGACATGGACGTCAAACAGTCCGTATTCGCCGACTTGGACGACACCGTGGCCGAGGACGTGGTACTGGCGACGAACACCAGCACGCTCTCGATTACGTCCATTGCCAGCGCGACGGACTGCCCCGAACTCGTGGTCGGCCTCCACTTCATGAACCCCGTCCCGCTGATGGAGGGCGTCGAGGTGGTCGTCGGCGAGAAGACCGACCCTGCCGTGGCGTCCCTCGCCCACGACTTCGCCGAGTCGCTGGGCAAGTCCACGTGGGAGTCCGACGACAAGCCCGGGTTCGTCACGAACCGGATTCTGATGCCGTGGCTGGCCGAGGGCATCCGCGCCTACGACGAGGGCGTCGCCGAGAAACCCGACATCGACCGCGGCATGACACTCGGCACGAACGTCCCGATGGGACCGCTCGAACTCGCCGACCACATCGGTCTCGATATCTGTCTCGACGCGATGGAGACGCTGCACGCGGAACTTGGCGACCGCTACCAGCCACCCTACCTGCTCAAGCGCAAAGTCGAGGCTGGTGACCTCGGCAAGAAGACGGGGCGGGGGTTCTACGAGTACGGAGACTGACCAACTGGCGAGTCGGCTACTCCGCCAAGCGGTCCGCCAGCGCGTCGATGTCGGCCAGCAGCGACTCGAACTCGGCGGCCACGTCCTCGCGGTCACCGAACTGCTGTCGCGCCCGCGTCCGTATCTCGTCGGCGTCTTCGCGGAGCCGTTCGAGTTCGGACTCGATGGTCTCCCGGCGGTCCAGCAGGTCCGCGACTTCCGCCGCGAGTTCGTCGATGTCCGCTTCGCCGACCATCTCGTACTCGTCGTACAGCCCCTCGCCGATAGCACCGTGACCCATCCCGGTCACCTCGTACACGTCGCTGTCCTCGGCGTCGGTTAGCAACCCGAGTGTGGACAATTGCTGGCACCGACTCGTGACAGTTTCGCGCTCCAGACCGGTCGTCTCGGTGACCGACGCCACACTCGCGCCCTGTGCGTCGTCGATGGCCCGGAGCACCACGATTGCCTCCCAGTCGAGCACGTCCTGCAACTCGGATAGCGTCGGCGACATTCCTACATCGGCGGAGTGGTCCCGCTCGGGTAAGCGTTTACACCGACGGCGGGACGGGGCAGATATAAACGGACCGTCGAAGACGCGCACAACGGCTTTGTTGGCTGCCCTACTGGGCCACCCCATGTCAGTGCAACGGCGCGACGCAGACTTTAGGAGCAACGGGACGCGATGTGCGGCGTGGCTCTACGAACCGGCCGCCGAGAACCCGCCCGTGGTCGTGATGGCCCACGGGTTCGGGGGCGAGCGCGAGGCCCGCCTCCCGGCGTTCGCCGAACGGTTCGCCGCGGCCGGGATGGCCGTCCTCGTCTTCGACTACCGGACGTTCGGCGACAGCGAGGGCACGCCTCGGCACGTCGTCTCCGGTCGTCGGCACGTCGAGGACTACCGGGCCGCGCTCGACCA
This genomic window contains:
- a CDS encoding acyl-CoA carboxylase subunit beta, which translates into the protein MNVRIPEGASEEEIAAIAEALARHVEDTVELYVGDATEPTITHESSASPDATDAEDTLGPTEREERLREEIADIERGGPEKYRDRLEEQGKLFVRDRLNLWFGDDGDTSGLLFEDGKFANFDSEDRLPADGLLTGAAEFEGRDVHFMANDFSVKAGSMAEKGVEKFLRMQQRALKTGKPVFYLMDSSGGRIDQQTGFFANREGVGKYYYNHSRLSGRVPQICVLYGPCIAGAAYTPVFSDFTVMVRDMSAMAIASPRMVEMVTGEEIDLQALGGPEVHTRHSGSADLVAEDEEHARELVAQLVSYLPNNSDEDPPQTAGKAPAKSPDGIDAVVPADPNKGYDMERVIERVVDAGSFFELRPEYGAEILTGFARVDGRPVGVVANQPAHRAGAIFPDAAEKAAEFVWTCDAYNVPLLYLCDTPGFMAGSQVEKEGILEQGKKMIYATSAATVPKQCVVVRKAYGAGIYAMSGPAYDPESTLALPSGEIAIMGPEAAINAVYANRLADIEDEEERAERERELREQFREDIDVRRMASDVVIDEVIPPSDLRTELEARFAFYESVEKDVPDKKHGTVL
- a CDS encoding H/ACA ribonucleoprotein complex subunit GAR1, which produces MRRVGEVVRTAQGLAVLRTLEDDHPEFGTDVVDENLDDVGRVVDVFGPVDRPYVAVSPAEGVRPATLLGDALYAR
- a CDS encoding ornithine cyclodeaminase family protein; the encoded protein is MSDDDVEALFLRSDELADLATMDEYVDAVREGYRQRGEGAPAEPRTKLPNEHPPGFFTAYLAILPDTGVMGTYTYGAGFGTKDAHFMLPLYDSESGEPLALLDGASMNPYKTGATGAVGVDALARADASSVALIGSSAQARGQLLATATVRDLERVDVYSTTKEHREDFAAEMNEQLDATVAAVASSAAAVEGADIVITATRAPEPVFDGDLLETGTHVTAMGQYSTDVREIDSTAMQKAKYVPDLRARTRTDAGAFIVALEEGAIDEDHVHAELGEILAGVEPGRESPDEITLFDSGGTAIETVAAGHMLYERAKERGLGETIAFSPASEAMMGKPDS
- a CDS encoding class I fructose-bisphosphate aldolase, with the translated sequence MIPIDDSPLTRDGKVLILAYDHGLEHGPVDFEDVPESADPARVFDVATHDAVTSLAVQKGVAEAYYPSYEDDVDLLAKLNGTSNLWRGEPDSAVNWSVDYAHEVGADSIGFTVYGGSNNEIEMVEEWRDAQETAREYDMATVMWSYPRGQGLRNAKTPETIAYSARLGLELGADVAKVKYPGSQDAMEETVRMAGKTKVVMSGGSKRSDEEFLSNVKSVIDAGGAGLAVGRNVFQRENPERILDALEQVIFEETSVEEALDVADAAAPEAE
- a CDS encoding class 1 fructose-bisphosphatase is translated as MDAIERVFETVAETAPDIRASLPGRREYETAENPTGDQMLAADRYADELLEERLLAIEGVASYASEEREGVVEGEGGDLHVACDPLDGSSNLKSNNVMGTIVAVYDDPLPASGRALRAAGYVLYGPITSMVTARDGTVAEAVVEDGERTVVDDDLTLPADPVVYGFGGRVPDWPDEFAAYAAEIEDELKLRYGGAMIGDVSQVLEYGGIFAYPALDSATNGKLRLQFEGNPIGYIVESAGGRSSDGHQSLLDVTPERLHQRVPVHVGNTELVDRLERALGE
- a CDS encoding ATP-binding cassette domain-containing protein codes for the protein MITVENLAVSRGDAQVLTDVSLSVADGEFVALVGPNGAGKTTLLQTVNGLLDPDAGAVTVAGRDVTTCSSREVSRLVATVPQNPTMAFDFSVADVVAMGRTPYQSRFGRANPSEERQRVERALARTDTAELSDRSVSAVSGGERRRVLLARALVQDTPALLLDEPTASLDINHRVRTLELVSDLVAEGKTAFAAIHDLDLAARYCDRLVLLADGEVRASGPPAEVLQSTHLGDAFGTDTAVTTDAATGTPSVTALWYRRDSDLRVHVLGGGPVATRAICRLVDAGATVTGGPFPEGDVAVETAEAHGIDAVTAPPFAAVPDAARERVTALLDGADVAVLAVGPSGPSNPAFELAADVTVPAVAVTPDGTALEGTVGWEEFRPAVTPDELPAAVVAAADRQTATADD
- the srp19 gene encoding signal recognition particle subunit SRP19; its protein translation is MVENVMWPAFFDADLTRAEGRRVPLELAVPDPTVEEIAQAVQQVGYDAVVERDKQYPREWEERGRVLVKDADDATKSDLVQAVGAYLGAIRE
- a CDS encoding PGF-CTERM-anchored ABC transporter substrate-binding protein, translated to MRLNAVLLTVVVVASGFAAGGSGVAAAPDGATLAQSDCTFPVSVTDTTGTEVTVEERPERVVVLQPSDAQAAWAVGAEDRVVGMQQTQYTAYLDGREGITDVVNDDLSVNVEQVVGLNPDIVLAANTTSVETVRQLRTAGITVYHFGLVTSLDEIETNLETTGALLGACDGAREASTEFRLGVERAERAAELAENNPRVLYYFFGTTTGTGTHIHDVLTTAGGTNVAAEAGIEGYRQLSEEVVVDSDPEWIAYPGDATIPRTAAYNGTTALQRSQTIELQSNYISQPGPRVTQPLTRLAKEWHPDALDRANESITREDVRTATETVADTETPEATTAETDAAETTAASGPGLGAGVATAAIALAAVLGLARRR
- a CDS encoding presenilin family intramembrane aspartyl protease PSH, with the translated sequence MEQRTRAVLASGFIGVVFLLVQVGALALVTPFDTAGYQAVEDPQDPTNSLLYIGAILVVTALMLAVIKLDLERLIRAFVVFASGYLSWYVFSVVLPPVVAPYGVNLLALGAAGALAVALYVYPEWYVIDAAGVVMGAGAAGLFGISFGLLPAILLLIALAVYDAISVYGTEHMLELADGVMDLKMPIILVIPLTLSYSFLDAETPDPTGEVEGGPADEEVAADGDSAPDDEDSDGIEADPLDREAMFIGLGDAVIPSVLVASAAFFAPANVPTVTLPGLSVPVPALGAMVGTMVGLALLLRMVLQGRAHAGLPLLNGGAIAGYLVSALATGVPIVDALGVAQYL
- the btuC gene encoding vitamin B12 ABC transporter permease BtuC gives rise to the protein MHTGTRAATFSAVLAAVLVGVVLASATVGPVALDTLVVAKATLNAVGVPVGLGVVTGTASLGPLSLPVPVPDVTYAYPFAFAVEGGAETIVRQVRLPRILLAAVVGFALASAGTVMQGFFRNPMADPSIVGVSSGAAVGAVATIAFPLALPFGLQTAAFVGALLAAFGVYLIASEGRHTPVATLLLAGVAIQTLLGAAVSYMLLHAGESLRQAVYWLMGHLHNASWAELEVTLPLALLAFAVLAAYTRDLNVLMLGEADAHTLGIEVERTKRVLLALSSLLTAAAVAVTGVIGFVGLIVPHGMRLVVGPDHRVLLPTSALAGASFLVAADTLARAGPAEVPVGIVTAAVGAPFFLYLLRTREVYAL